The following coding sequences lie in one Brevibacterium marinum genomic window:
- a CDS encoding flavin monoamine oxidase family protein: MTDTDVLIIGAGLAGVTAAREISSAGHDVLVLEARDRLGGRCYTDQRFGVNLELGGNWLHWVQPHVWAEVARYGLRADRGPKSEETFWLANDEVRTGTLDGFMDLIDSGMQRLVGASAAIMPRPDTVETGEDWREADTITLQEALDSLDLDDSERQANEAAWVGHCNGPLDQVGFGAAIRWTAATGGLWQLMHSASAVYRLPEGNDQLVKAIAGDIDGDIQLNTQVTSVRHDSTGATVATAHGGEIRAKKVISTIPINILHELDIQPAISPIKQEISQEGAASQGLKLWIRVKGPIKPFFAYSSQSHPLSVVRTEFVRDDDAVLVAFGADSTRLDVDDVEAVGEALKTWRDDLEVLEVAAHKWMEDPLAKSTWLIQRPGQYTRGQAELQHPEGSLHFASSDIANIWAGFFDGAIESALRTARTVKEELES; this comes from the coding sequence ATGACCGACACTGACGTCCTCATCATCGGAGCCGGCCTCGCCGGAGTCACCGCAGCACGTGAAATCAGCAGCGCTGGACACGATGTCCTCGTACTCGAAGCCCGTGATCGCCTCGGCGGCCGCTGCTACACCGATCAGCGATTCGGGGTGAATCTCGAGCTCGGAGGCAACTGGCTTCACTGGGTGCAGCCTCACGTCTGGGCCGAAGTCGCCCGCTACGGACTTCGTGCCGATCGCGGCCCCAAATCAGAAGAGACGTTCTGGCTGGCGAACGACGAAGTCCGCACAGGCACGCTCGACGGCTTCATGGATCTCATCGACTCGGGAATGCAACGCCTCGTCGGAGCCAGCGCCGCGATCATGCCCCGCCCCGACACCGTGGAGACGGGGGAGGACTGGAGAGAGGCGGACACCATCACGCTGCAGGAGGCGCTGGACAGCCTCGACCTCGACGATTCGGAGCGCCAGGCCAATGAAGCCGCCTGGGTCGGACACTGCAATGGCCCACTCGACCAGGTCGGATTCGGGGCCGCGATCCGCTGGACGGCCGCAACCGGAGGTCTCTGGCAGCTCATGCACTCCGCAAGCGCTGTCTACCGACTGCCCGAAGGCAACGATCAGCTGGTCAAGGCGATCGCCGGAGACATAGACGGAGACATCCAACTGAATACCCAGGTCACCAGCGTCCGACACGATTCGACCGGCGCCACCGTGGCGACCGCGCACGGCGGCGAGATCCGAGCCAAGAAGGTCATCTCGACGATCCCGATCAACATCCTCCACGAACTCGACATCCAGCCTGCGATCTCACCGATCAAGCAGGAGATCAGCCAAGAGGGCGCCGCTTCACAGGGACTGAAACTCTGGATTCGGGTCAAGGGCCCGATCAAGCCGTTCTTCGCCTACTCCTCGCAGTCACATCCGCTCTCCGTCGTGCGAACGGAGTTCGTCCGTGACGACGATGCCGTTCTCGTCGCCTTCGGAGCCGACAGCACGCGTCTCGACGTCGATGACGTCGAGGCCGTCGGCGAGGCCCTGAAGACCTGGCGCGACGACCTGGAGGTACTCGAAGTCGCCGCCCACAAATGGATGGAGGATCCCCTGGCCAAGTCAACGTGGCTCATCCAGCGTCCGGGCCAGTACACGCGCGGCCAAGCCGAGCTCCAGCACCCCGAAGGATCGCTGCACTTCGCCAGCTCCGACATCGCCAACATCTGGGCCGGATTCTTCGACGGTGCGATCGAGAGCGCCCTTCGCACCGCACGTACCGTGAAAGAGGAACTCGAGAGCTGA
- a CDS encoding MFS transporter, with product MPKLEKSRNLAKRMGRRLRVDDCVVVDKADMKKAQIGAGVGNFMEWYDFGIYGYLTVTITTVFTQGLDEGLGLLVTLAGFAVSFLVRPLGGMVLGPLGDKLGRQKILFLTITMMALATALIGMLPTSESIGLWALIPLYLLKAVQGFSTGGEFSGVATYVSEFSTDKRRGINTSFLNSQSMIGFAAGAATVAVTTVVTTNFWGENAMLEGGWRIPFLLAIPLGAVVIWFRTRTPETPAFELEQKLPDGLPKSSLFHRYGLLGILKNYWPEVLIGCALTAADSSISYILTSYMPTYLETEVGVSTLRAAIATVPVLVGVAILIPFVALLSDKIGRRPVYFIGIVFSLTLMVPAFAVVQIGTEWSVYIAMAMIAIPAVCFLALTASALPALFPTASRYGGMGLTHNVALSAFGGTAPFFSQAILQVTGSPYSPAYYAMFFSLLALVAVFFMKESARRPLIGSVPVVDNTEEAKELVADQDTNELIDTSTMPVFSEANHTNRQSEAEPSAE from the coding sequence ATGCCCAAGCTTGAGAAGAGCCGCAATCTGGCGAAGCGGATGGGCCGTCGACTGCGTGTCGACGACTGCGTCGTCGTCGACAAAGCAGATATGAAGAAGGCACAGATCGGTGCCGGTGTCGGCAACTTCATGGAATGGTACGACTTCGGCATCTATGGGTATCTCACGGTCACGATCACCACTGTCTTCACTCAAGGGCTGGACGAAGGCCTCGGACTCCTCGTCACCTTAGCCGGGTTCGCCGTCTCCTTCCTCGTCCGCCCTCTTGGCGGCATGGTCCTCGGCCCTCTTGGCGACAAGCTGGGACGTCAGAAGATCCTGTTCCTCACGATCACTATGATGGCACTGGCCACAGCCCTCATCGGGATGTTGCCGACTTCTGAGTCGATAGGGCTGTGGGCGCTGATCCCGCTCTATCTCCTCAAAGCAGTCCAAGGCTTTTCCACAGGCGGCGAATTCTCCGGAGTCGCAACGTATGTCTCGGAATTCTCCACTGACAAACGTCGCGGAATCAACACTTCGTTCCTCAACAGCCAATCCATGATCGGGTTCGCCGCCGGTGCTGCCACCGTCGCTGTCACCACCGTCGTGACGACGAACTTCTGGGGCGAGAACGCGATGCTCGAAGGTGGGTGGCGAATACCGTTCCTTCTGGCCATCCCGCTCGGAGCAGTTGTCATCTGGTTCCGCACCCGCACCCCGGAGACACCGGCTTTCGAACTCGAACAGAAGCTTCCCGATGGGCTTCCCAAGAGTTCGCTCTTCCACCGTTACGGACTCCTCGGGATCCTCAAGAACTACTGGCCCGAGGTGCTCATCGGCTGCGCATTGACCGCCGCCGACAGCTCCATCTCCTATATCCTCACCAGCTACATGCCCACCTACCTGGAGACAGAGGTCGGTGTCTCGACCCTCCGCGCGGCCATCGCCACGGTTCCCGTGCTCGTCGGCGTCGCCATCCTCATCCCGTTCGTCGCCCTGCTCTCGGACAAGATCGGCCGCCGTCCCGTCTACTTCATCGGAATCGTCTTCTCCCTGACATTGATGGTACCGGCTTTCGCCGTCGTTCAGATCGGGACAGAGTGGTCCGTGTACATCGCCATGGCCATGATCGCGATCCCGGCAGTCTGCTTCCTGGCGCTGACGGCCAGCGCACTGCCTGCGCTGTTCCCCACGGCCTCCCGATACGGAGGAATGGGGCTGACACACAATGTTGCTCTGTCGGCGTTCGGCGGCACCGCGCCGTTCTTCAGCCAGGCGATTCTCCAGGTCACCGGCAGCCCCTACTCGCCGGCCTATTACGCGATGTTCTTCTCTCTGCTGGCCCTCGTTGCAGTGTTCTTCATGAAGGAGAGCGCCAGGCGCCCCCTCATCGGCTCGGTGCCCGTCGTCGACAACACAGAAGAGGCCAAGGAACTCGTCGCAGACCAGGACACGAACGAACTCATCGATACGTCGACCATGCCGGTGTTCTCGGAGGCCAACCACACGAACAGGCAGTCGGAAGCCGAACCGAGCGCAGAATAG